A portion of the Corynebacterium ammoniagenes DSM 20306 genome contains these proteins:
- a CDS encoding D-alanyl-D-alanine carboxypeptidase family protein, protein MNASPNFTFSTPAGGRSKTGRQRRLLPALVATTLTGATLALSTPVVGAQEFEPTEQGMNAEQGVGPEQGLADVFDGLLNDSDNPDGGETSEDAPASSTREVAPNTDNCPQALLPPKPVTTSEAVAPGQQSPAPLPEVQESDCGVQAPSGFRVNDDVRASAWIVSDLDSGEIVAMKDPHGRYRPASILKVLLAMVAIDELDLKKVVTGTDEDAAIDGSAVGIGPGGHYTVEQLLQGLLMASGNDAAHALAQQLGGDEETLTKINQLAQDLGARSTFAASYSGLDAPGMSTSASDMALLYTEAFKNPTFARMVGTDTAEFPGYGDLEGYELGNDNGLFMNDPDGIGGKTGYTDDANHTFVGALDRDGRRLMAVILDTTIDHGPRAWEQAQMLLDEAYDVPAGAGVSTLDDIKLVGMPAETSSAVPQAAQASGSDVVAAEESHTQSGWWPWLIVAGVGVLVIAIISSLLLLRRPSGRGRHAAR, encoded by the coding sequence ATGAATGCCTCACCCAATTTCACCTTCTCTACTCCCGCTGGCGGCCGAAGCAAGACAGGCCGCCAGCGTCGTCTGCTGCCTGCTTTAGTGGCCACCACGTTGACTGGTGCAACCTTGGCTTTGTCGACCCCGGTGGTCGGTGCGCAAGAGTTTGAGCCCACGGAACAAGGCATGAATGCAGAGCAAGGTGTGGGGCCTGAGCAAGGTCTTGCTGACGTTTTTGATGGGCTACTGAATGATTCCGACAACCCGGATGGTGGCGAAACTTCTGAGGACGCACCGGCATCCTCGACCCGGGAAGTAGCTCCCAATACTGATAACTGCCCGCAAGCACTGCTTCCGCCGAAGCCAGTTACCACCTCCGAAGCGGTAGCGCCGGGGCAGCAATCCCCCGCTCCCCTGCCTGAAGTGCAAGAATCCGACTGTGGTGTGCAGGCGCCGTCGGGTTTCCGCGTCAATGATGATGTGCGTGCCTCAGCGTGGATAGTCTCCGACTTGGATTCGGGTGAGATCGTGGCGATGAAAGACCCGCATGGTCGCTATCGCCCGGCATCCATTCTCAAAGTGCTCCTGGCTATGGTGGCGATCGATGAATTGGACTTGAAAAAAGTCGTGACCGGTACCGATGAGGACGCAGCCATTGATGGCTCCGCGGTGGGTATCGGCCCGGGTGGGCACTATACGGTCGAGCAGCTTTTGCAAGGACTGCTCATGGCCTCGGGCAACGACGCCGCCCACGCCTTAGCGCAACAGCTCGGCGGCGATGAAGAAACGCTGACCAAGATCAATCAGCTGGCCCAAGATTTAGGCGCACGCTCGACTTTTGCTGCTAGCTACTCTGGCCTTGATGCCCCAGGCATGTCCACATCTGCTTCCGATATGGCGCTGCTGTATACCGAGGCCTTTAAAAACCCAACCTTTGCCCGAATGGTAGGAACTGACACGGCAGAATTTCCCGGTTATGGCGATCTCGAAGGCTATGAACTAGGAAATGACAACGGGCTTTTCATGAATGACCCGGATGGAATTGGCGGCAAGACCGGCTACACCGATGACGCCAACCACACCTTTGTCGGCGCATTAGACCGCGATGGCCGCCGCTTGATGGCGGTTATTTTAGATACCACCATTGACCACGGACCACGCGCGTGGGAGCAAGCACAGATGCTTCTCGATGAAGCCTATGACGTCCCCGCCGGCGCCGGGGTAAGCACGCTCGACGATATCAAGTTGGTGGGCATGCCAGCTGAGACTTCCTCGGCAGTTCCGCAGGCTGCGCAAGCCTCCGGCTCTGATGTCGTGGCTGCAGAAGAAAGCCACACCCAGTCCGGCTGGTGGCCGTGGCTGATTGTGGCTGGCGTTGGTGTGCTTGTTATTGCGATTATTTCTTCTTTACTACTTCTGCGTCGGCCCAGCGGTCGTGGGCGCCACGCAGCTCGTTAG
- a CDS encoding adenosine deaminase: protein MYDAPLISPENKDSSAEIFASLPKVVLSADVVAGHSVSEAVKNVLDTLQSNNVIYAELRLNPADFADSLSDASLADALQQATSAIHGHAVDARIILTAQSDAAHVAEIADAAIDHDDVAGFALVGDNIDAHAGVLKKLQDNFVPFVIDGGFDDIEAGVKAGATRVAVGVDIIDDFSATVEGIEPGQLTSWIRDRHIAVETNPDEDIAHGNVDSLADHPLPLLQQLGFTCAVGTTALTQQFVSLNEALGYGLEEFFELTVAAMQNSFSTQEHRQHLIETVILPAYEELSDAEFAEDAAAREAEEAEEADDE, encoded by the coding sequence ATGTATGACGCACCTTTAATTAGCCCTGAAAATAAGGACTCTTCCGCCGAAATCTTTGCTTCTCTGCCCAAAGTTGTGCTTTCAGCTGACGTTGTTGCAGGGCACAGTGTTTCTGAAGCCGTGAAAAATGTCTTGGACACGCTGCAGTCTAATAATGTGATTTATGCCGAGTTGCGCTTAAACCCTGCAGATTTCGCAGATTCGCTTAGCGATGCATCGCTTGCCGATGCCCTTCAGCAAGCCACCTCCGCCATCCACGGGCACGCCGTTGATGCACGCATTATTTTGACTGCCCAGTCCGATGCCGCACACGTGGCAGAAATTGCCGATGCCGCCATCGATCACGATGACGTCGCGGGCTTTGCCCTGGTTGGTGACAATATCGACGCACACGCCGGGGTTTTGAAAAAGCTGCAAGATAACTTCGTGCCTTTTGTCATCGACGGTGGCTTTGACGACATTGAAGCAGGCGTGAAAGCCGGTGCCACCCGCGTTGCTGTGGGCGTTGACATTATCGATGATTTCTCCGCGACCGTGGAAGGCATTGAGCCTGGCCAACTCACCAGCTGGATTCGTGACCGGCACATTGCAGTGGAGACCAACCCTGATGAAGATATCGCCCACGGCAATGTGGATTCTCTCGCGGATCACCCGCTGCCGCTTTTGCAACAGTTGGGCTTTACCTGCGCGGTGGGAACAACCGCGCTGACCCAGCAATTTGTCTCCTTAAATGAAGCACTCGGTTATGGGCTGGAGGAGTTCTTTGAGCTCACGGTCGCGGCTATGCAAAATAGCTTCAGCACGCAAGAACACCGCCAGCATCTGATCGAGACCGTGATTTTGCCAGCGTATGAGGAACTTTCCGATGCCGAATTCGCCGAAGATGCCGCAGCCCGCGAAGCAGAAGAAGCGGAAGAAGCAGACGACGAATAA